The genomic window GCGTGATCCTGTCCATCGCCTTGTTCGTCCCGCGGGCGGCCAAGCTGAAGGCCAAGGAACTTACCGTGACACCCGAACGTGTGGTACGCGAACGCATCCCCAGCGACCCGCCGGACCCGTCGATCGTGATCTACGACCTCGAAGGCGAGCTGTTCTTTGGGGCGGCACCGGAATTGGACCGCTATCTCCTGGACCTCAGCAAGCGGATCGCCGCCGACGACGTGAAGTTCGTGGTGCTGCGGCTCAAACGGGTGCGCAATCCCGACGTCGTCTGCATCGAGCGCATCGAGCACTTCCTGCGCGCGGAGACCGCGCGCGGCGTCACCATACTGCTGGCCGGGGTGCGCCCCGACACGCTGCACGTCTTGAACAACGTGGGCTTCCAAGACTGGTTCGACGCCGACCATGTCTTCGCCGAACAGGACGAGGAGTACTCGGCGACGCTGAAGGCGGTGCGATACGCCCACAACAAGCTGGCCGAGCTCCAACTCAAACCGCCGTTCACCTCAGCCCCGGAGCTCGCCCCGCACACCGAGCTCTACTACCTCGTCTAGCCGGCGGCGGCCGCCCGGGCTCGTTCTGTCATCGAGGCGACGACGCCACCATCGTTGAGGATGTCGGCGCCGGTGAGGTAGCCGGCCTTGTCGCTGGCGCAGAAGGCGAGCAGCTCCGCCATCTCCTCGGCCTTTCCCCACCGCGGGACAGCGGCGTCGGCGACCATCGCCCCGGCCCCGGCCTGCTCCTCGAGCCGGCCCATCTCGGTGTCGGTGGAGCCCGGGGACACCGAAACGATGCGTAGTCCGCGCGCGTTGAACCGCTCGGCCTGCGACTGGCTGTACCACTTCACGAAGGTCTTGCTCAGGGCATAGGCGATGCCGGATCGGAACTCTTCCGGGGCTATCTCACACGCGGTCAACATCGCGTCGAAGAAAGCGTCAGTGTCGTTGAGCGCCAGCGGGAATTGCCCAAGGGGAATCACCTCGACAGGCAACACGTGCGCCGCCATCGATGCCACGTTGACGATCACCGAGCCCTCGTCGGCCGTCGCGTGGAAGGCCTCATTGACGTGGATCGTGCCGATGGCATTGGTGCGCATGACGTAGTCCGCGGCACCCATGCTTGGGCTGACTCCCGCCGTGTGAATGACCGAGGCGAGGGTGCCGAGGGCCTTGGCGGTGTCGAGCAGTTCCGCGACGGCGGCCCGATCGGTGACATCGCAGTTGACGGTCGTCGCCTCGATGCCGAGATCCTTAAGCGTGGTGGCCGCGCCGTCGAGCCGATCCTGCCGGACGTCGCAGAGGACGACCGTGTGGTCGCGGCCAACGACCTTCGCCGTGGCCAGACCCATGCCGCCGACACCGCCTGTGATTACCGACACTCGAGTCATATCTGCGACCGTATATGCACCGCGGCTACCCGGCGGGGCCGGGTTCCTCGGCCAGATGGCGGGGGTGACCGGTGTGCAGGATGGCCGTGCCCACGAATGGCGCCCGCACGGTGGCGCCCAGGTAGCGGTGGTTGACGAGCAGCCCGCCGGCGGCGATCACGCCGTAGACACCGCAGAGCACCAGTCGGCCCGGGGTCGAGGTGACCGGGAATTGCACGAGGAACAGCACGAGCAGCGCCCAGGCGGACACCCGGCCGAACCGCAGCGCCAGGATCACCGTGACGCCCATCAGCGTCTGGATCGCCGTCAGCAGGACCTCCTCGACCTGGCGCGCATCGAGGTCGAGGGAGAAGCCGCCACCGCCCAGCAGGTGCGCGATCGGCAACGAGCCGATCAGCAGCGTCCACTGATTGACCTTCGACGAGATCAGCGTCGCGATCGCCGCGGTGCCCTTGCCGCGCGAGGCGAAGATGGTCGCGATGATGAATTCCGGGGCCTCCGAGGCCAACGGAGCGAGCCACTGCACCAACAGGAACCGGTCGATGCCCAGCTCGGTGCCCGCCGCGACCAGGTTGTCCGCAAAGGGCTTCGCGCACAACAGGATCACCGCGCCCGACACTACGAACAGGCCGCCGACGATGATGCGCCGGAGCAGGTCCGAGAGTGCCCCGAGGGCGGCGGCGGTGCCGATCAGGTCGGGCTCCTCCACGTCCCCGTGGCTGATCTTGTAGAGGTAGAAACCGAACCAGGCCAGCAGCGCCAGCCCGAGCGCGAAGTGAATTTGACCGGTTGCCGGAATCGCGAACGCCACCACGCCGGCGAACAGCAGGAAGCCGAGCTCGACGCGGTTGGCGGGCTCCAGCGTCAGGCCGGTGGGCTTTCCGGCGCCGGACTTGCGCGCCACCACAATGCTGACCAACACCACCACCGGCCAGCCCAGGCCCATCAGCAGCCGGTTCGATCCGGTCATGTTAGCCGCCGCGTACTGCGTGTACTCGGGATTGTGCCCCGATACGTACGCGTAGTAGAGGTCGACGGCGTACTCGGGCAGTACCGCGACCAGCGCCAGCGCCGCGATCGCTAGTCCGCCCGCGACGTCGATCTGGGCTGCCTCGGCTCCCCACGCCAACAGGAAGCTCGCGGCCACCACCGCGGCCCCGTAGAGCACCAGGGCGGCAACCGGGTCGAGATGCAGGCCGGCAATGCGCACCACCATCGCGGGGACGATGAACACGGCGGTGACGACGGCCGAACGGGTCAGAGTGCGCCAGGGCGCCCGGGCCCCCGCCGCCGCGGCGGCAACGGGCCTGTCGGTGGCAAGCATCGTCATCCTTCGGTCGACGGGGCCGATCATCAATCGCTAGGTCGGTTCGCGGCCGTGGCTTGATCTGCTCGCTCACGCTACCTGGCCCTCGCGGTCCCAGCAACGCGGCGAGAGCGCCAAGTGGTACCGACCGATGCCTCGTCTTTGCTGCATAAGGGCCACAATAGCGAAAGTTAGGGCCGCCTAATTCCAAGTTTTGGCAAACCGTCTCCGCCGAGTCCGGGGTTGCAGCTGGGAGTCTGCAGCGATCGGGACCCATCGCCGCGGCGGCGGCCAGGGTGAGCAGCTCGACGATCTGCTTGCGGCTCAAGGCGGCCATCATTTGCAGGGCGGCACGCAGGTCTTCGCCCAGCATCCAGGTCGGACCGTTGGTCAGGTTCGCGAATGCCTCTGAGCGGGATCCGGATGCAGTGCCTCGCGTCGTCTAATCGGAGTCGTAGGCATTGAGTGTCACGGCAACCATGGAAAAGCAGCCCACCAGAAACACGATCTCGGCGGCCCCTTGCTCGCCGAACCGATGCACCGCGGCGCGATAGGTGGTGTCCGGAAGGGTCCCACCGCGGTTGAGCGCGGCTGCCATGTCGTAGGCGACCCGCTCGTCATCGGTCAGGTCCGCTGGCCGTTCGCCGGCGACGACGGTTGCGATTTTGTCCTCGGGCAGCCCGGCACGGCTCGCGAAGTATTCGTGGCCGCGGATCTCGTAGCGCGCTCCGAATTTCGCGCCGGTGACGAGGATGACCAACTGATGAATCGCGGGGGGCAGCGCGGCTTTTTCCCACAGCGACTTGTTGAAAGCCCAAGCCGGCGCGCCAAATTGGGGAAAGTGCAACCAGCCGTTGAACGGACCGATGAGCGCGCCGTCCTGCCGGCAGGCCACGAGTTCACCGAAGCCACTGTCGATTACGGCGCGCATGTCGCTATAGAGAGCCTGCTGCGCCGCGGTCAGACCGCTCGGCGGCAACAACGGAAGTCGCATGCGGCACCCCTTAGGTGATTACGGTTGGTTACTCCAGCAAATCCCGCAGCGGTCGGCGTCGCCACGATGCGTTTTCGACCGCTCTTAAGTGCAGCTTCCCACCGCAGCTGGGGCCACCTAGGCTCGTCGAATGGAGCTGCGGCAATTACGCTACTTCGTGGCGGTTGCCGAGGAGTTGCACTTCGGGCGCGCGGCCACCCGGCTCCACCTCTCGGGACCGGCTTTGTCCCAACAGATCATCGCTTTGGAACGCGAGCTGGGAACTGATCTGTTCGTGCGAGACCGGCGCGGCGTCCAGTTAACCGAAGCCGGACGCACGTTCCTGCCGGACGCGCGCGGGATATTGGCCCAGGCCGACGATGCCAAACGCCGGCTGCAACGGGCGGCAAGCGAAAGTGCGCCGCTGCGGCTGGGATACGTCAGCTGGTTGCCAGACGACATCAACTCCCTGGTCGGGCACGCGGTGGCGCTGCGCGTCGACGATTGGGTCTTGCCGTCGCACGCGCAGGTCGACCGGGTGGCGGAGGGCACGCTCGATGTCGCGCTGGCGTGGGTGACCGCTGCGCACGCCAGTCGGCGTGGACTGGCCGCACACCTGCTGCGCGCGGAGCCACTGCGTGCTGTCGTTCCGGGCATGAGTTCGACCGAACCCGTTGCTGCCCAACAACTAAGCGTATTGATCGATGCCGACGAGTCG from Mycobacterium shigaense includes these protein-coding regions:
- a CDS encoding LysR family transcriptional regulator, with product MELRQLRYFVAVAEELHFGRAATRLHLSGPALSQQIIALERELGTDLFVRDRRGVQLTEAGRTFLPDARGILAQADDAKRRLQRAASESAPLRLGYVSWLPDDINSLVGHAVALRVDDWVLPSHAQVDRVAEGTLDVALAWVTAAHASRRGLAAHLLRAEPLRAVVPGMSSTEPVAAQQLSVLIDADESAWSSWNQFALEFGDYAGAQVVRIDDGGITGDAFYAHVRKIGAPVLASPKRNNAVIPPSLGQRPVTEPVPLWTWSLVHRQDDARAGVLRVVDSLLAAGRGHGWPMPPTGRWWAPAGDPHRRALVAGADQR
- a CDS encoding sodium:proton exchanger, with protein sequence MLATDRPVAAAAAGARAPWRTLTRSAVVTAVFIVPAMVVRIAGLHLDPVAALVLYGAAVVAASFLLAWGAEAAQIDVAGGLAIAALALVAVLPEYAVDLYYAYVSGHNPEYTQYAAANMTGSNRLLMGLGWPVVVLVSIVVARKSGAGKPTGLTLEPANRVELGFLLFAGVVAFAIPATGQIHFALGLALLAWFGFYLYKISHGDVEEPDLIGTAAALGALSDLLRRIIVGGLFVVSGAVILLCAKPFADNLVAAGTELGIDRFLLVQWLAPLASEAPEFIIATIFASRGKGTAAIATLISSKVNQWTLLIGSLPIAHLLGGGGFSLDLDARQVEEVLLTAIQTLMGVTVILALRFGRVSAWALLVLFLVQFPVTSTPGRLVLCGVYGVIAAGGLLVNHRYLGATVRAPFVGTAILHTGHPRHLAEEPGPAG
- a CDS encoding SDR family oxidoreductase, yielding MTRVSVITGGVGGMGLATAKVVGRDHTVVLCDVRQDRLDGAATTLKDLGIEATTVNCDVTDRAAVAELLDTAKALGTLASVIHTAGVSPSMGAADYVMRTNAIGTIHVNEAFHATADEGSVIVNVASMAAHVLPVEVIPLGQFPLALNDTDAFFDAMLTACEIAPEEFRSGIAYALSKTFVKWYSQSQAERFNARGLRIVSVSPGSTDTEMGRLEEQAGAGAMVADAAVPRWGKAEEMAELLAFCASDKAGYLTGADILNDGGVVASMTERARAAAAG
- a CDS encoding carboxymuconolactone decarboxylase family protein, producing MLPPSGLTAAQQALYSDMRAVIDSGFGELVACRQDGALIGPFNGWLHFPQFGAPAWAFNKSLWEKAALPPAIHQLVILVTGAKFGARYEIRGHEYFASRAGLPEDKIATVVAGERPADLTDDERVAYDMAAALNRGGTLPDTTYRAAVHRFGEQGAAEIVFLVGCFSMVAVTLNAYDSD